GGTCCCGAGAGCTATCCCGTTTTGGCGCAGTGATCATGGGGTTTCTGGACACCagcaaacaaaagagagcaaGGGGGTGAATTAATATGTAACAGAGGACGCGGTGTTTTGAACCCTGAACCGGTGAGCTTCATTTAACGGCACGGCGATAGTTTATGATTTGATGGATGATTTGTTCCAAAAGGTTTAATGTTGCATGCACTGGATTGACATGTGTCAATACGGTGTTTGGCCACTGCTCACTGTAGTGGACATGGAATAGGAAGATACAGGGCGTGGTTGCTTTAAACAGGTGGCGCTTTAATGCGGAGGGACCCAGCACCCGGTGCCTCATGCTTGCCGTGGGGCCGCTGCCTTGTAGCGGGACAGCGCTATAACTCGGTTGCCCCTATCAACGTTGCTAGGAGAATCAATCAGAGGCAGGGCAATTGAAGCCGAGATGCACTCTGCTGCACCTTGCAGTCATTGGAGTCTCTACTCTACTCTATATCTCATGTACCTTGATAACCTGCCGTCTGATATCTGCCGTCAGCATGCGCGCAGGCTCGGTGAATATGCATTTAGATAGCAGGATGTCATGATTACTTGGAGGGATTTGCTATGTAGAAGTACCCAAGTTAGCTAACCTCCAAGTTGGCAATGCAACATCCCGCGTTCTACAGTGTTTAATAGTGAATAACGAATGATATAGTAAGACTAAAAAAAAGATCGTGATGGGAGTAGGTATTTGAAGAACTGGAGTTAACATTGAGTATGTAACTGCCTAGTGGCATTCAATATTACCATCTACCTAAGGTTGTATATCCCTACTTGGAATCATGATTGGGTACAGTGCTGCAGTTGTGATACGAGGCTCAAGAAAAGTACACGTCGTCAGAACAAAGTGCAGCACGTCAGATTGGACAATGGCTGTGGACAGGGATTTGGGGAATCatcatgtactcgtactcgtaggACTTGTAGCAAGGCAGAATCTTGGGTTCAAGTTTATATAAATGAGGGGTAGCTTCTCCTCTTATTGTATGGATTAACCTGAGGTATTGTTTCCCCAGAAATCGACCTCGTCACATTCTAGGACACAGTTGAGGGCTTAGTATATGGAGCGTCCGTCACCTTCACACGAGGTGCCACCACGCTcgtattgctgctgctctgcttcaCTGGCTGGAGGGTCAAACGAAAATAACCTTAGGTACATGCAGCACCGTGTTTGCGTTTGCCGACGAATTTCCGATGGAAATCATTCTCCAGGTGCAGTACCTCTGCAATTGAGATGTGCGCACGGACACTGCAGCAAACAATTGATCCGTTGCAGGTACCAGGCGTTTTGGGATTGCATGATTTAGCTTAGCTCCATAGAGTAGCACCAGGTTCACTTAGGGGGAGCTACAGCCGGGGCAGGGGCGGTCTGGCTCTTCTAGGCATaggctggcgctggtggCCCCTGAAAGAAGCAAATTGCCAGTACGACGCCTACTTCTCCTTTACTGTAGCACCCGACCCAAACTTCTCCTGGCCTCTTATCACCGCGACTCaattcttctctcctccatcaagAGCTTCGTCTTGACCGAActctgtctctttgtctcctcgcttcagctgctcacACACCCTCTCCCGCCGTTTTTAGGGCTAATCCTCATACCTACCAGTCGCCTTCCATGATGTCCTCCGTACGTGCCCCCTCCGTTTCCCGCACTTCTCTGGGACGTGTCAATTCGACAACGACGATGCACGACTCCCAAAACATGCCGTTTCCCTCTTGATTTTCTGGCCCCCTAGCCACGCCCTGTCATGTTTGAAACGCGAGTCAAAACTAACTGTTCTGGACTGTGCAGAAGGTTATCCGCCGAAAGAAGAATGTCAAGAAAGGCATTCAGTTCTGCCTGATGGTGTGTGGTGCTTCCGGAACTGGTATGCTGCTGCCCTCTCCAACTGCACTGCAATTTCAACCCAAATACGAACTTTAAACTCACAATTGCCGCTACAGGCCGGACCACCTTTGTCAACACTCTCTGCGGCAAGTCTGTCCTCGAGCACAAGGAAGCCGACGATGCTACCAACGCGCACATTGAGGAGGGCGTCAAGATCAAGCCCCTTACCGTTGGTACGTGATGACGAGCCGCAAACACCCCAATCCGTCTGTTGACAACCACTCACCACCTAATTAGAGCTTGAACTCGACGAGGAAGGCACCCGAATTTCGCTGACCATTGTCGACACCCCCGGATTTGGCGACCAGATTGACAACGAGGCCAGGTTAGCCCCGCATTGACTGCTCCTTCGTCTGTGCCATGTCGCATGCTAAACTGCCGCGTATAGCTTCTCAGAAATCGTCGGCTACCTCGAGAGACAATACGACGACATCTTGGCCGAGGAGTCTCGTATCAAGCGTAACCCTCGCTTCAGGGACAACCGTGTCCACGCCATGCTTTACTTCATCACCCCTACCGGCCACGGGTaagccttctccttctcttgccCATCGAGCTACTCCTTTGGTACTAACGCGTCTCCACAAGCCTCCGAGAGCTCGATATCGAACTGATGAAGCGCCTTGCACCGCGTGTCAACGTCATCCCCGTTATTGGCCGAGCCGACACCCTGACCCCCCAGGAGCTTGCCGAGTCAAAGAAGCTGGTCATGGAGGACATTGAGCACTACAGAATCCCCGTCTACAACTTCCCCTACGACattgaggaagacgacgaggataCCGTCGAGGAGAACGCAGAACTCAGAGGACTCATGCCCTTTGCCATTGTTGGCTCGGAGGATGTGGTTGAGATTGGTGGCCGCAAGGTCCGCGCTCGCCAGTACCCGTGGGGTGTTGTCGAGGTCGAGAACCCTCGCCACTCAgacttcttggccatccGATCAGCCCTCCTCCACAGCCACTTGGCTGACTTGAAGGAAATCACCCACGATTTCTTGTATGAGAACTACCGTACCGAGAAGCTGTCTAAGAGTGTGGATGGCGGTGCCTCTGGGTAAGTATACCACTTTATCCTGCTTGTCATGACAGTGAACTAACGTGTGAAAAGTCTTGATGCCTCCATGAACCCCGAGGACCTGGCTTCCCAGTCCGTCCGCCTCAAGGAGGAACAGCTCCGacgagaggaggagaagctccgCGAGATCGAGCTCAAGGTCCAGCGCGAGATCAACGAGAAGCGACAGGAGCTGCTGGCGCGCGAGTCTCAGCTCCGCGAGATAGAGGCTCGCATGCAGCGCGAGACGGCCCAGGCATCCCCCGCGCTGGACACCAGCATCAACGGTGGCGAGGAGTAAATCATCTCAAATCACGTATTAGGGCTTTCTTCGGcattataaaagtaaattgCGACGTTGGTCTATTTATCGCTGCCGGCGTTGGGTTTTACCTCTCCTACACActgaagagcaaagagatcAGAACATTCCCCCGGCCGTTACAGAATCGAGTTTGATTTTCTCcctgttttttctttacttattttattGCAACCTACGACAACTCGCGAACGTGACGCATGGGTTGGTGCGGAGATGGAACGATGGAGGCTGACGAAGGAGAGTTTCATGGTGGAATCTATGGAGAGGGTGGGAATGCCGTTGGACCAAAACGACGTATACCCCGAACGAAGAGAGATGCCTCGGATCGGCAAAGGTGGGAAAGCATGCGGCTACTCAGCATAATAATATCCTGTTTTATAGCCGCATCAGTAGCCATCTGTTGTCAAATGGTCTCCCTGTTTTTTTAAACTGTcctattttttattttttctaGCTACTGTAGTGGACTTCTAATGCAGATATCAAATACATTCACAACCTTTACGATTTTTAACACGGGAGAGAATGTGAGCCAGATGGGCCATGAATTCGGCTTTGTCACaagctaatttattttcttcctttgtgTTGGTGCGTTGGCGTTTCAACATCAAGGACACAAGCGTTGAGAAACAAGGAAACTatgggagaagaggaacaatagaaaaacaacaaagaaaaaaccaaAGCAAACTGCCCTATCCGCGTCCCATCCGCTTTATCCCATTATCCTACAAAAGTGCgacagaagaaagaagaaaaatgaaaatgaaagGGTAAAGCCCATGATAACAATCTCAAAGGTCTTGCACGAATCACGAATAGTGCCACAGTAGTTGATTGCATCCACTGGTGCGATTCATCCCTCTTGGCCACATTAGTTGTTAGACTGGCTGTTGAGGATGCGCAGGATGGCAAGGAAaaggttgatgatgtcgaggtaCAGGCTGATTGCGGcggcaatctcctcctcgacatGGTGGTGGCGCATAATCATCTGAGTGTCGACGAGGATGTAGCcgctgaagatgagggcaGCGAGTCCTCCGTAGACGAGCTCGCCGGTAGAGCTATACGGAAGGAACATGGCCATGAAtccgaagaggacgaggcccCACAGGGCGCCGAAGAGGTAGGGCATCCATGAGGTGAAGTCGTACTTGGACTGGCAGGCGAAGACTgtgaggaagacgaagatacCCGCTGTGAGGATGGTGGCGTTGAGGACGATGGAGGTCTGGTAGAAGGAGAcgatgacggagatggagtAGGCTTCGGTGAGggtgaagagggagaggaagaggaggttgGTCGGGTATGATTTGCGCTTCCAGTAGGTGAGACCCATGAAGATCATGGCGccgaagagctggagatgtTTGTTAGCTAGAGTTCTCGCGGACAAAGATGGGAGTGACATACAGATGCCCAGACGAGACCAGGATGGCTTTGGATCCACGCCTTGTATCCattgctgaagaagctgatggagctcaaggccgccgtGGCGATGAGCTGGACGGTGAGGATGCTGTAGACCTTGCGGACGAACTGGTTGCGAATATCGACCGTGGCTTCGGCAACAGAGCCGCCAAACTGGTTTAAAGTGACGTCAGCAGGGAGACCTTTAAAGAGGTGCAGATGGCAGATTTTGGTATCTAAAGGAGCGCACAAGGAAGTTTCATCCAGCACTTACCTTGAAGTCATCAGGAATGTTGTCGTCGCTGCTGCGCGGCTCTGCGAACAGGCCGGGATCGTTGCGCGACGACGAGGCAGCCGAGGTGCCATACGCGGGCGGAGCTTGGGTGTAGTCGTCGTCGGGTTCCTGCTGGGGAGCCGGCTGGTACTTTGCGGTGGACGCCATGATTTTTTATTCGCGcagtctctctctttctgctttcTCTATCGCGCTGAAGCGGATGAGAAGTTTAAGAAGGTCGTTGTTGTGGTGGTTGAGTTGCTGACAGGCTTGAGGTAGAAGAAAAGCGTGAAGATCAAAGGGACAAAGGCGATCGCTGTGGCGGAAAGGATGATGTAGACGATAAATTACTGGGTCAGGAGGGGGCGGCGTGGCTGGAGAGCGGGGCTAGCTCGGGTGGTGCCTATTATGGCGAATTGCGAGTGTGGCTGTGCAGGAACCGCTTCAGGGTCAAAGGGTCCTTAAAGAGAGCTCTAGCTTGGTAGAGCTCTAGAAGCTGTGTTTTCTCCAAAAGCCACTTATTGCCACCATCAAAATCGTGTTAAGTATAGACACAAGCAGCAACACAAAGCAAAGAAACACAAAGCAATATAGAGGCAGATGGGCCTTGTTTGGCGCGAGCATGCAAGATGGGACTACACTATGGAGCATTTACGGAGCAGCACCAGTCCGGCAGCGCTAAACTTGCAGCAAAGGAGCTTTTAGATGACTTTTGTATTAATATCCATCTGGTTGTGCAAATATTGAACGTGATTGTTCCCCGCCTCTTAGCTACCTAGTAGCCAGCGCTTGTATCA
The sequence above is drawn from the Trichoderma breve strain T069 chromosome 5, whole genome shotgun sequence genome and encodes:
- a CDS encoding inhibitor of apoptosis-promoting bax1 domain-containing protein, with product MASTAKYQPAPQQEPDDDYTQAPPAYGTSAASSSRNDPGLFAEPRSSDDNIPDDFKFGGSVAEATVDIRNQFVRKVYSILTVQLIATAALSSISFFSNGYKAWIQSHPGLVWASLFGAMIFMGLTYWKRKSYPTNLLFLSLFTLTEAYSISVIVSFYQTSIVLNATILTAGIFVFLTVFACQSKYDFTSWMPYLFGALWGLVLFGFMAMFLPYSSTGELVYGGLAALIFSGYILVDTQMIMRHHHVEEEIAAAISLYLDIINLFLAILRILNSQSNN
- a CDS encoding septin domain-containing protein, producing the protein MSSKVIRRKKNVKKGIQFCLMVCGASGTGRTTFVNTLCGKSVLEHKEADDATNAHIEEGVKIKPLTVELELDEEGTRISLTIVDTPGFGDQIDNEASFSEIVGYLERQYDDILAEESRIKRNPRFRDNRVHAMLYFITPTGHGLRELDIELMKRLAPRVNVIPVIGRADTLTPQELAESKKLVMEDIEHYRIPVYNFPYDIEEDDEDTVEENAELRGLMPFAIVGSEDVVEIGGRKVRARQYPWGVVEVENPRHSDFLAIRSALLHSHLADLKEITHDFLYENYRTEKLSKSVDGGASGLDASMNPEDLASQSVRLKEEQLRREEEKLREIELKVQREINEKRQELLARESQLREIEARMQRETAQASPALDTSINGGEE